One Ranitomeya variabilis isolate aRanVar5 chromosome 5, aRanVar5.hap1, whole genome shotgun sequence DNA window includes the following coding sequences:
- the HYPK gene encoding huntingtin-interacting protein K: MAAEGDVELELETEENCSERPTDKHRKHDSGAADLERVTDYAEEKEIQSSNLETAMSVIGDRRSREQKAKQEREKELAKVTIKKEDVELIMHEMEIPRSVAERSLREHMGNVVEALIALTN; this comes from the exons ATGGCAGCAGAAGGGGACGTGGAGCTGGAGCTAGAGACTGAGGAGAACTGCAGCGAGCGGCCGACGGACAAACACCGCAAGCATGACAGCGGGGCGGCCGACCTGGAGAGAGTCACCGACTATGCGGAGGAGAAGGAGATCCAGAGCTCCAACCTGGAGACG GCCATGTCAGTGATTGGAGACAGGCGGTCAAGGGAGCAGAAGGCCAAACAAGAACG AGAAAAAGAATTGGCAAAAGTTACCATCAAGAAGGAAGATGTGGAGCTTATT ATGCATGAAATGGAGATTCCTCGGTCGGTAGCAGAACGAAGTTTGCGAGAACACATGGGAAATGTGGTAGAAGCGCTCATTGCTCTCACCAACTGA